One Triticum dicoccoides isolate Atlit2015 ecotype Zavitan chromosome 4B, WEW_v2.0, whole genome shotgun sequence genomic window carries:
- the LOC119294705 gene encoding uncharacterized protein LOC119294705, with product MTTAMSPMTILLVLAVAATAAPLAQAACADGSGAMLHGVANDVLLEYGLPKGLLPDSVKSYTFENATGDYQIELASSCYAWFGDHYVYFDKNLSGTISHGAITNLSGVMAKKLFIWVSITSMTAHLERGVIEFRAGFITEDVPASLFQEIPVCVDGVGGQLRGAAGVVRELGLLPVAEV from the coding sequence ATGACGACGGCCATGTCTCCAATGACCATCCTCCTCGTCCTCGCCGTGGCCGCGACGGCCGCGCCGCTCGCACAGGCTGCATGCGCCGACGGCAGCGGCGCCATGCTGCACGGAGTGGCGAACGACGTCCTCCTGGAGTACGGCCTCCCCAAGGGCCTCCTCCCGGACTCGGTCAAGTCCTACACCTTCGAGAACGCCACCGGCGACTACCAGATCGAGCTCGCCAGCAGCTGCTACGCCTGGTTCGGCGACCACTACGTCTACTTCGACAAGAACCTCAGCGGCACCATCTCCCACGGCGCCATCACCAACCTCTCCGGCGTCATGGCCAAGAAGCTCTTCATCTGGGTCTCCATCACCAGCATGACCGCGCACCTGGAGCGCGGGGTGATCGAGTTCCGCGCCGGCTTCATCACGGAGGACGTGCCGGCGTCGCTGTTCCAGGAGATCCCCGTCTGTGTCGACGGCGTCGGCGGGCAGCTCCGCGGCGCGGCCGGGGTGGTCCGGGAGCTCGGCCTGCTCCCCGTCGCCGAGGTGTGA
- the LOC119294706 gene encoding uncharacterized protein LOC119294706 isoform X1: MPDHPSPCGRHPQILLDRRCLVGQLKNSTTAKSKNSKGVHLEVSFEAADPPAISLCLVSCVDQTGDRLAAQPRILGVTGGFVLLAITFSDSVNPYLRFIDYFVYKAGPDFASLHLLARPYPSSFSPNLAAILPVCDNSEDFAVIFPHVEYFRLESRKHYTLHIYRSDTNDWHSQVACIAEDDETRNARDKLLLHNTMSVAYAEKGIIGWIDLWWGILLCNVLDKKPTIRFVPLPVPEPCDTSEFHLMFENLTPRPHRHVTIFNDLIKCVELDFHVQDAFCNMKRAKDYGWMAKTWTRSIYSDVWCDGLTIDTSEISFTDSSLPNLLPGMFDEENNLTWKKLTSAGPTLSLLDDNVIYIMAKESMCHPTAYVLTVDTKSLKLESGAQCAPQKTAWFEPTYEPCVLFSSFGTTSELVKEFETKGTIFEIKEGPVLSVVSKRLRVLRKKQNRIAQMEESVAAGKMLNQEQKELMHSKPVIAALIDELERLRVPLSTALTQELSTVPAPAAGSSSFGSDLSIQDLLALIYFGSLFYVKSPNEFIATMVARKHERSSCITHGYVWDDTVDLLVENDLDAVSAVAALAAARPSSTDGVSHHDALQACVHHARLWLTRADAPIHPGSSVTYAAVRSKLDRIMASDYYTAPAVAGNHGAEGLQAQMSMTDSPEGPSLKEILAAENHKFVEQAMLAEEDEWTT, translated from the exons ATGCCCGACCATCCTTCTCCGTGTGGCCGCCACCCCCAAATCCTGCTGGATCGAAGATGTTTAGTGGGCCAGTTGAAAAATTCCACCACCGCAAAATCCAAGAACAGCAAAGGGGTTCATTTGGAGGTTTCTTTTGAAGCAGCTGACCCTCCAGCCATCTCACTGTGCCTGGTCAGTTGCGTTGATCAGACCGGGGATCGCTTGGCAGCACAGCCTCGTATACTTGGCGTAACTGGAGGCTTTGTACTGCTGGCTATCACCTTCTCGGACAGTGTCAACCCTTACTTGCGGTTCATCGACTATTTTGTTTACAAAGCAGGGCCGGATTTCGCCTCTCTTCATCTTCTTGCAAGGCCATATCCATCTTCTTTTTCGCCAAATTTGGCTGCCATCTTGCCGGTTTGTGATAACAGTGAAGACTTTGCTGTCATTTTTCCTCATGTTGAATATTTCAGACTTGAGTCTCGCAAACATTACACACTCCACATATATCGATCCGACACGAATGATTGGCACTCTCAGGTCGCTTGTATCGCTGAGGATGATGAGACAAGGAATGCCAGGGATAAGCTATTGCTTCATAATACCATGAGCGTAGCATATGCAGAAAAGGGTATCATAGGTTGGATTGATCTCTGGTGGGGAATTCTCTTATGCAATGTTTTGGATAAAAAGCCTACCATCCGTTTTGTTCCGTTGCCAGTTCCGGAACCGTGTGATACGTCTGAGTTCCATTTGATGTTCGAGAATCTCACTCCAAGACCACACCGTCATGTGACGATATTCAATGATTTGATCAAGTGTGTTGAGTTAGATTTTCATGTGCAAGATGCTTTCTGCAACATGAAGCGAGCAAAGGATTATGGCTGGATGGCTAAAACATGGACTAGATCAATTTATTCAGATGTTTGGTGTGATGGCTTGACGATTGATACGTCTGAGATATCTTTCACCGACTCAAGTTTGCCGAATTTGTTGCCTGGGATGTTTGATGAGGAAAACAATTTGACTTGGAAGAAATTGACTAGTGCTGGTCCTACATTAAGCTTGCTTGATGACAATGTTATTTACATTATGGCGAAGGAGAGCATGTGCCATCCGACAGCATATGTACTTACTGTGGACACCAAAAGTTTGAAGCTCGAGTCTGGTGCGCAGTGTGCTCCTCAAAAGACGGCGTGGTTCGAACCAACATATGAACCATGTGTTCTTTTTAGCTCTTTTGGCACGACTTCAG AGTTGGTTAAAGAATTTGAAACCAAAGGGACAATATTTGAAATCAAGGAAGGGCCGGTGCTCTCGGTGGTGTCGAAGCGTCTCCGTGTGCTGCGGAAGAAGCAGAATCGCATCGCGCAGATGGAGGAGTCCGTCGCTGCCGGCAAGATGCTTAACCAGGAGCAGAAGGAGCTCATGCACTCCAAGCCCGTCATCGCCGCGCTCATTGACGAGCTTGAGCGCCTCCGCGTACCACTCTCCACCGCTCTCACCCAGGAGCTCTCCACCGTCCCTGCACCTGCTGCCGGTTCCTCATCCTTTGGCTCCGATTTGTCCATCCAGGACCTCCTCGCACTCATCTACTTCGGCTCCCTTTTTTATGTCAAGTCACCGAACGAGTTCATCGCCACCATGGTTGCGCGCAAGCACGAACGGAGCAGCTGCATCACCCACGGCTACGTATGGGATGATACCGTGGACCTGCTCGTGGAGAACGACCTTGACGCAGTGTCTGCTGTGGCGGCCCTTGCCGCGGCTCGCCCTTCTTCCACAGATGGTGTCTCCCACCACGACGCACTCCAGGCCTGTGTCCATCATGCCCGCCTATGGCTAACCCGTGCTGATGCGCCGATCCACCCTGGCTCCTCTGTTACAT ATGCTGCGGTGAGGTCCAAGTTAGACAGGATCATGGCATCAGACTACTACACAGCACCTGCAGTTGCTGGGAACCATGGAGCTGAAGGTCTGCAGGCACAGATGAGCATGACCGACTCACCAGAGGGACCATCACTCAAGGAGATCCTAGCTGCTGAAAATCACAAG TTTGTGGAGCAAGCAATGCTTGCAGAAGAAGATGAGTGGACCACCTGA
- the LOC119294706 gene encoding uncharacterized protein LOC119294706 isoform X3 has translation MPDHPSPCGRHPQILLDRRCLVGQLKNSTTAKSKNSKGVHLEVSFEAADPPAISLCLVSCVDQTGDRLAAQPRILGVTGGFVLLAITFSDSVNPYLRFIDYFVYKAGPDFASLHLLARPYPSSFSPNLAAILPVCDNSEDFAVIFPHVEYFRLESRKHYTLHIYRSDTNDWHSQVACIAEDDETRNARDKLLLHNTMSVAYAEKGIIGWIDLWWGILLCNVLDKKPTIRFVPLPVPEPCDTSEFHLMFENLTPRPHRHVTIFNDLIKCVELDFHVQDAFCNMKRAKDYGWMAKTWTRSIYSDVWCDGLTIDTSEISFTDSSLPNLLPGMFDEENNLTWKKLTSAGPTLSLLDDNVIYIMAKESMCHPTAYVLTVDTKSLKLESELVKEFETKGTIFEIKEGPVLSVVSKRLRVLRKKQNRIAQMEESVAAGKMLNQEQKELMHSKPVIAALIDELERLRVPLSTALTQELSTVPAPAAGSSSFGSDLSIQDLLALIYFGSLFYVKSPNEFIATMVARKHERSSCITHGYVWDDTVDLLVENDLDAVSAVAALAAARPSSTDGVSHHDALQACVHHARLWLTRADAPIHPGSSVTYAAVRSKLDRIMASDYYTAPAVAGNHGAEGLQAQMSMTDSPEGPSLKEILAAENHKFVEQAMLAEEDEWTT, from the exons ATGCCCGACCATCCTTCTCCGTGTGGCCGCCACCCCCAAATCCTGCTGGATCGAAGATGTTTAGTGGGCCAGTTGAAAAATTCCACCACCGCAAAATCCAAGAACAGCAAAGGGGTTCATTTGGAGGTTTCTTTTGAAGCAGCTGACCCTCCAGCCATCTCACTGTGCCTGGTCAGTTGCGTTGATCAGACCGGGGATCGCTTGGCAGCACAGCCTCGTATACTTGGCGTAACTGGAGGCTTTGTACTGCTGGCTATCACCTTCTCGGACAGTGTCAACCCTTACTTGCGGTTCATCGACTATTTTGTTTACAAAGCAGGGCCGGATTTCGCCTCTCTTCATCTTCTTGCAAGGCCATATCCATCTTCTTTTTCGCCAAATTTGGCTGCCATCTTGCCGGTTTGTGATAACAGTGAAGACTTTGCTGTCATTTTTCCTCATGTTGAATATTTCAGACTTGAGTCTCGCAAACATTACACACTCCACATATATCGATCCGACACGAATGATTGGCACTCTCAGGTCGCTTGTATCGCTGAGGATGATGAGACAAGGAATGCCAGGGATAAGCTATTGCTTCATAATACCATGAGCGTAGCATATGCAGAAAAGGGTATCATAGGTTGGATTGATCTCTGGTGGGGAATTCTCTTATGCAATGTTTTGGATAAAAAGCCTACCATCCGTTTTGTTCCGTTGCCAGTTCCGGAACCGTGTGATACGTCTGAGTTCCATTTGATGTTCGAGAATCTCACTCCAAGACCACACCGTCATGTGACGATATTCAATGATTTGATCAAGTGTGTTGAGTTAGATTTTCATGTGCAAGATGCTTTCTGCAACATGAAGCGAGCAAAGGATTATGGCTGGATGGCTAAAACATGGACTAGATCAATTTATTCAGATGTTTGGTGTGATGGCTTGACGATTGATACGTCTGAGATATCTTTCACCGACTCAAGTTTGCCGAATTTGTTGCCTGGGATGTTTGATGAGGAAAACAATTTGACTTGGAAGAAATTGACTAGTGCTGGTCCTACATTAAGCTTGCTTGATGACAATGTTATTTACATTATGGCGAAGGAGAGCATGTGCCATCCGACAGCATATGTACTTACTGTGGACACCAAAAGTTTGAAGCTCGAGTCTG AGTTGGTTAAAGAATTTGAAACCAAAGGGACAATATTTGAAATCAAGGAAGGGCCGGTGCTCTCGGTGGTGTCGAAGCGTCTCCGTGTGCTGCGGAAGAAGCAGAATCGCATCGCGCAGATGGAGGAGTCCGTCGCTGCCGGCAAGATGCTTAACCAGGAGCAGAAGGAGCTCATGCACTCCAAGCCCGTCATCGCCGCGCTCATTGACGAGCTTGAGCGCCTCCGCGTACCACTCTCCACCGCTCTCACCCAGGAGCTCTCCACCGTCCCTGCACCTGCTGCCGGTTCCTCATCCTTTGGCTCCGATTTGTCCATCCAGGACCTCCTCGCACTCATCTACTTCGGCTCCCTTTTTTATGTCAAGTCACCGAACGAGTTCATCGCCACCATGGTTGCGCGCAAGCACGAACGGAGCAGCTGCATCACCCACGGCTACGTATGGGATGATACCGTGGACCTGCTCGTGGAGAACGACCTTGACGCAGTGTCTGCTGTGGCGGCCCTTGCCGCGGCTCGCCCTTCTTCCACAGATGGTGTCTCCCACCACGACGCACTCCAGGCCTGTGTCCATCATGCCCGCCTATGGCTAACCCGTGCTGATGCGCCGATCCACCCTGGCTCCTCTGTTACAT ATGCTGCGGTGAGGTCCAAGTTAGACAGGATCATGGCATCAGACTACTACACAGCACCTGCAGTTGCTGGGAACCATGGAGCTGAAGGTCTGCAGGCACAGATGAGCATGACCGACTCACCAGAGGGACCATCACTCAAGGAGATCCTAGCTGCTGAAAATCACAAG TTTGTGGAGCAAGCAATGCTTGCAGAAGAAGATGAGTGGACCACCTGA
- the LOC119294706 gene encoding uncharacterized protein LOC119294706 isoform X2, whose amino-acid sequence MPDHPSPCGRHPQILLDRRCLVGQLKNSTTAKSKNSKGVHLEVSFEAADPPAISLCLVSCVDQTGDRLAAQPRILGVTGGFVLLAITFSDSVNPYLRFIDYFVYKAGPDFASLHLLARPYPSSFSPNLAAILPVCDNSEDFAVIFPHVEYFRLESRKHYTLHIYRSDTNDWHSQVACIAEDDETRNARDKLLLHNTMSVAYAEKGIIGWIDLWWGILLCNVLDKKPTIRFVPLPVPEPCDTSEFHLMFENLTPRPHRHVTIFNDLIKCVELDFHVQDAFCNMKRAKDYGWMAKTWTRSIYSDVWCDGLTIDTSEISFTDSSLPNLLPGMFDEENNLTWKKLTSAGPTLSLLDDNVIYIMAKESMCHPTAYVLTVDTKSLKLESGAQCAPQKTAWFEPTYEPCVLFSSFGTTSELVKEFETKGTIFEIKEGPVLSVVSKRLRVLRKKQNRIAQMEESVAAGKMLNQEQKELMHSKPVIAALIDELERLRVPLSTALTQELSTVPAPAAGSSSFGSDLSIQDLLALIYFGSLFYVKSPNEFIATMVARKHERSSCITHGYVWDDTVDLLVENDLDAVSAVAALAAARPSSTDGVSHHDALQACVHHARLWLTRADAPIHPGSSVTYAAVRSKLDRIMASDYYTAPAVAGNHGAEGLQAQMSMTDSPEGPSLKEILAAENHKIHDVVCGASNACRRR is encoded by the exons ATGCCCGACCATCCTTCTCCGTGTGGCCGCCACCCCCAAATCCTGCTGGATCGAAGATGTTTAGTGGGCCAGTTGAAAAATTCCACCACCGCAAAATCCAAGAACAGCAAAGGGGTTCATTTGGAGGTTTCTTTTGAAGCAGCTGACCCTCCAGCCATCTCACTGTGCCTGGTCAGTTGCGTTGATCAGACCGGGGATCGCTTGGCAGCACAGCCTCGTATACTTGGCGTAACTGGAGGCTTTGTACTGCTGGCTATCACCTTCTCGGACAGTGTCAACCCTTACTTGCGGTTCATCGACTATTTTGTTTACAAAGCAGGGCCGGATTTCGCCTCTCTTCATCTTCTTGCAAGGCCATATCCATCTTCTTTTTCGCCAAATTTGGCTGCCATCTTGCCGGTTTGTGATAACAGTGAAGACTTTGCTGTCATTTTTCCTCATGTTGAATATTTCAGACTTGAGTCTCGCAAACATTACACACTCCACATATATCGATCCGACACGAATGATTGGCACTCTCAGGTCGCTTGTATCGCTGAGGATGATGAGACAAGGAATGCCAGGGATAAGCTATTGCTTCATAATACCATGAGCGTAGCATATGCAGAAAAGGGTATCATAGGTTGGATTGATCTCTGGTGGGGAATTCTCTTATGCAATGTTTTGGATAAAAAGCCTACCATCCGTTTTGTTCCGTTGCCAGTTCCGGAACCGTGTGATACGTCTGAGTTCCATTTGATGTTCGAGAATCTCACTCCAAGACCACACCGTCATGTGACGATATTCAATGATTTGATCAAGTGTGTTGAGTTAGATTTTCATGTGCAAGATGCTTTCTGCAACATGAAGCGAGCAAAGGATTATGGCTGGATGGCTAAAACATGGACTAGATCAATTTATTCAGATGTTTGGTGTGATGGCTTGACGATTGATACGTCTGAGATATCTTTCACCGACTCAAGTTTGCCGAATTTGTTGCCTGGGATGTTTGATGAGGAAAACAATTTGACTTGGAAGAAATTGACTAGTGCTGGTCCTACATTAAGCTTGCTTGATGACAATGTTATTTACATTATGGCGAAGGAGAGCATGTGCCATCCGACAGCATATGTACTTACTGTGGACACCAAAAGTTTGAAGCTCGAGTCTGGTGCGCAGTGTGCTCCTCAAAAGACGGCGTGGTTCGAACCAACATATGAACCATGTGTTCTTTTTAGCTCTTTTGGCACGACTTCAG AGTTGGTTAAAGAATTTGAAACCAAAGGGACAATATTTGAAATCAAGGAAGGGCCGGTGCTCTCGGTGGTGTCGAAGCGTCTCCGTGTGCTGCGGAAGAAGCAGAATCGCATCGCGCAGATGGAGGAGTCCGTCGCTGCCGGCAAGATGCTTAACCAGGAGCAGAAGGAGCTCATGCACTCCAAGCCCGTCATCGCCGCGCTCATTGACGAGCTTGAGCGCCTCCGCGTACCACTCTCCACCGCTCTCACCCAGGAGCTCTCCACCGTCCCTGCACCTGCTGCCGGTTCCTCATCCTTTGGCTCCGATTTGTCCATCCAGGACCTCCTCGCACTCATCTACTTCGGCTCCCTTTTTTATGTCAAGTCACCGAACGAGTTCATCGCCACCATGGTTGCGCGCAAGCACGAACGGAGCAGCTGCATCACCCACGGCTACGTATGGGATGATACCGTGGACCTGCTCGTGGAGAACGACCTTGACGCAGTGTCTGCTGTGGCGGCCCTTGCCGCGGCTCGCCCTTCTTCCACAGATGGTGTCTCCCACCACGACGCACTCCAGGCCTGTGTCCATCATGCCCGCCTATGGCTAACCCGTGCTGATGCGCCGATCCACCCTGGCTCCTCTGTTACAT ATGCTGCGGTGAGGTCCAAGTTAGACAGGATCATGGCATCAGACTACTACACAGCACCTGCAGTTGCTGGGAACCATGGAGCTGAAGGTCTGCAGGCACAGATGAGCATGACCGACTCACCAGAGGGACCATCACTCAAGGAGATCCTAGCTGCTGAAAATCACAAG ATCCATGATGTAGTTTGTGGAGCAAGCAATGCTTGCAGAAGAAGATGA